A genome region from Nycticebus coucang isolate mNycCou1 chromosome 22, mNycCou1.pri, whole genome shotgun sequence includes the following:
- the LDLRAD1 gene encoding low-density lipoprotein receptor class A domain-containing protein 1 isoform X2 — MNKVFPQGDNGNRAAGTKVLSGGAGDVPRSLPSFLVAHCGDPASWIYLDQKCDGTNNCGDCSDELSPVTECPPCGPGWWRCPSTVFKYCDCIPRNLCRDRVQHCSDWSDEYSCPGP, encoded by the exons ATGAACAAGGTCTTTCCCCAG GGAGATAATGGCAACAGGGCTGCTGGAACCAAAGTCCTCTCCGGAGGGGCAG GAGATGTGCCCCGGAGCCTGCCCAGCTTCCTGGTGGCCCACTGCGGAGACCCAGCCTCCTGGATCTACTTGGACCAAAAATGTGATGGAACCAACAACTGTGGGGACTGCTCAGATGAACTGAGCCCAG TGACTGAGTGCCCGCCCTGTGGCCCTGGGTGGTGGCGCTGCCCTTCCACTGTCTTCAAGTACTGTGACTGTATCCCGAGGAATCTCTGCCGGGACCGTGTGCAGCACTGCTCTGACTGGTCTGATGAGTACTCCTGTCCTGGACCCTGA
- the LDLRAD1 gene encoding low-density lipoprotein receptor class A domain-containing protein 1 isoform X1, producing MNKVFPQGDNGNRAAGTKVLSGGAGPQVCITLMNRTGFLCHDQSHCIPASRVCDGIRTCAHGEDEDEGLCRDVPRSLPSFLVAHCGDPASWIYLDQKCDGTNNCGDCSDELSPVTECPPCGPGWWRCPSTVFKYCDCIPRNLCRDRVQHCSDWSDEYSCPGP from the exons ATGAACAAGGTCTTTCCCCAG GGAGATAATGGCAACAGGGCTGCTGGAACCAAAGTCCTCTCCGGAGGGGCAG GACCCCAGGTTTGTATAACACTGATGAACAGGACAGGCTTCTTGTGCCACGACCAGAGCCACTGCATCCCGGCCAGCAGGGTCTGCGACGGCATCCGCACTTGTGCCCACGGCGAGGACGAGGATGAGGGCTTGTGCC GAGATGTGCCCCGGAGCCTGCCCAGCTTCCTGGTGGCCCACTGCGGAGACCCAGCCTCCTGGATCTACTTGGACCAAAAATGTGATGGAACCAACAACTGTGGGGACTGCTCAGATGAACTGAGCCCAG TGACTGAGTGCCCGCCCTGTGGCCCTGGGTGGTGGCGCTGCCCTTCCACTGTCTTCAAGTACTGTGACTGTATCCCGAGGAATCTCTGCCGGGACCGTGTGCAGCACTGCTCTGACTGGTCTGATGAGTACTCCTGTCCTGGACCCTGA